In Kineococcus rhizosphaerae, the following proteins share a genomic window:
- a CDS encoding FMN-binding negative transcriptional regulator — protein MLRSPHYRLDDVTEVRRLVAGHPWATFVSATSQGLVASHYPVVLDPADPDGLTLVSHFGRPDDEYHELGRHEVLVVVAGAHDYVSPSWYPAGELVPTWNHVTAHLYGTPEVLDEEENYRMLCHLTDHFERGREGGRSLLEDEEGTRRTARGTRGLRLRVTRFEARWKLSQTKPATTVANVVRELEPVNPDLAAEMRAVHPGCPVRG, from the coding sequence ATGCTGCGCTCACCCCACTACCGCCTCGACGATGTGACCGAGGTGCGCCGGCTCGTCGCCGGGCACCCGTGGGCGACGTTCGTCTCCGCGACGTCGCAGGGCCTGGTGGCCTCGCACTACCCCGTCGTCCTGGACCCGGCCGACCCCGACGGGCTCACCCTCGTCAGCCACTTCGGGCGGCCCGACGACGAGTACCACGAGCTCGGGCGGCACGAGGTCCTCGTCGTCGTGGCCGGGGCCCACGACTACGTCTCCCCGAGCTGGTACCCGGCCGGGGAACTCGTCCCGACCTGGAACCACGTCACGGCCCACCTGTACGGGACCCCCGAGGTCCTGGACGAGGAGGAGAACTACCGGATGCTGTGCCACCTCACGGACCACTTCGAACGCGGCCGCGAGGGAGGCCGGTCCCTGCTGGAGGACGAGGAGGGGACCCGGCGCACCGCCCGCGGCACGCGGGGTCTGCGGCTGCGCGTCACCCGGTTCGAGGCGCGCTGGAAGCTGAGCCAGACGAAACCCGCCACGACCGTCGCGAACGTCGTGCGCGAGCTCGAACCGGTGAACCCCGACCTGGCCGCGGAGATGCGGGCCGTCCACCCGGGGTGCCCGGTCCGGGGCTGA
- a CDS encoding DMT family transporter: MASNSSVTHQGAPVLPGAPVSPAGRAGLGWGLLGVLAFSFTVVLTRVAVVGLSPLFIGAGRAVVAALLAAVALRLTRQRRPTRAQLVRLGVVAAGIVLGFPLLTSYALRTVPAAHGAVVIAVLPAATALAAVLRTGERPGRRFWGFAAAGAVAAVGFATTGPSGFGDVRGSDLLLVGAVVAAAVGYAEGGLLARELGAWQTVSWALVVALPVVLALSAVSAAAEPPHASAGQWLAFGYLAVVSMYLGFFAWYRGLAIGPMARVSQVQLVQPVLTIAWALLFLREPLSWSVVVGALVVVGCAALTVRNRSGQNQNQNRNPEENR; encoded by the coding sequence ATGGCTAGCAACAGTAGCGTTACTCACCAGGGTGCCCCGGTGTTACCGGGTGCCCCGGTGTCACCGGCCGGCCGCGCCGGGCTCGGGTGGGGTCTGCTCGGCGTCCTCGCCTTCTCGTTCACCGTGGTCCTGACCCGGGTGGCCGTGGTCGGGCTGTCCCCGCTGTTCATCGGGGCGGGCCGGGCCGTGGTGGCCGCGCTGCTGGCCGCCGTCGCCCTGCGCCTGACCCGCCAGCGCCGGCCGACCCGGGCCCAGCTCGTGCGCCTGGGCGTGGTCGCCGCCGGGATCGTCCTGGGTTTCCCGCTGCTGACGTCGTACGCGCTGCGCACCGTGCCCGCCGCGCACGGCGCCGTCGTCATCGCGGTCCTGCCCGCCGCCACCGCGCTCGCCGCCGTCCTGCGCACGGGGGAACGCCCCGGCCGGCGGTTCTGGGGGTTCGCCGCGGCCGGAGCCGTCGCCGCCGTCGGGTTCGCCACCACCGGGCCCTCGGGGTTCGGCGACGTCCGCGGCAGCGACCTGCTGCTCGTCGGCGCCGTCGTCGCGGCCGCCGTCGGGTACGCCGAGGGTGGTCTGCTCGCCCGCGAACTCGGTGCGTGGCAGACGGTCTCGTGGGCCCTGGTGGTGGCGCTGCCCGTGGTGCTCGCGCTGAGCGCCGTCTCGGCCGCCGCCGAACCCCCGCACGCCAGCGCCGGGCAGTGGCTGGCGTTCGGCTACCTGGCGGTCGTGAGCATGTACCTGGGGTTCTTCGCCTGGTACCGAGGCCTGGCGATCGGGCCGATGGCCCGCGTCAGCCAGGTGCAGCTCGTGCAACCCGTCCTGACGATCGCCTGGGCCCTGCTGTTCCTGCGCGAACCGCTGTCGTGGTCCGTCGTCGTCGGCGCCCTCGTCGTCGTCGGCTGCGCCGCCCTCACCGTCCGGAACCGCTCCGGGCAGAACCAGAACCAGAACCGGAACCCGGAGGAGAACCGCTGA
- a CDS encoding PLP-dependent aminotransferase family protein translates to MDEGSSDRIVASLRAWIATVPAGTRVPSNRALCARHAASPVTVQKAVRTLTTLGLVESRPGVGTFVRAERTPRLVDHSWQSATLGSRSTPLGTASAQRAVNPDAVALHSGYPAPELLPERLVRAALARATRGAAAVSRSPAGGEPGLQAWFAGELARHTPPGVQPPGARDVLVVPGSQSALSSVFRAVVGPGRPLLVESPTYWGAILAAAQVGVELVPVPVGADGPDPDALDQAFRSTGARAFYAQPTYANPTGTQWTPELGQAVLDVVRRHQAFCVEDDWAHDLAIDTDPHPLAAHDDAGHVVHLRSLTKSVSPALRVAAIVARGPVRERIGADRAAETMYVSGLLQAAALDVVSQPAWRAHLRRTRTQLRARRDLLVAAVREHLPAAVLDRVPAGGLNLWLRLPDGTDTAALVRACEVRGVVIADGAEWFPAEPSGAFVRLNYSGPDPERFPGAVRVVAEALTATR, encoded by the coding sequence ATGGACGAGGGTAGCAGCGACCGCATCGTCGCGAGCCTGCGAGCGTGGATCGCCACCGTGCCCGCCGGCACCCGGGTGCCCTCCAACCGGGCCCTGTGCGCCCGGCACGCCGCCAGCCCGGTGACGGTGCAGAAGGCGGTACGCACCCTGACGACCCTGGGGCTCGTCGAGAGCCGTCCCGGCGTGGGGACGTTCGTGCGCGCCGAGCGCACCCCCCGCCTCGTCGACCACTCCTGGCAGAGCGCCACGCTGGGTTCGCGCAGCACCCCGCTGGGCACGGCATCCGCCCAGCGGGCCGTGAACCCCGACGCGGTCGCCCTGCACTCCGGCTACCCCGCCCCCGAACTGCTGCCCGAACGCCTCGTGCGCGCGGCGCTGGCCCGCGCGACCCGCGGCGCGGCCGCGGTGTCCCGCTCCCCCGCCGGCGGCGAGCCGGGTCTGCAGGCCTGGTTCGCGGGCGAACTCGCCCGGCACACCCCGCCCGGCGTCCAGCCGCCGGGGGCGCGCGACGTGCTCGTCGTCCCGGGCAGCCAGAGCGCGCTCAGCTCCGTGTTCCGCGCCGTCGTCGGCCCGGGCCGGCCGCTGCTGGTGGAGTCCCCGACGTACTGGGGGGCGATCCTGGCCGCGGCCCAGGTGGGGGTGGAACTCGTCCCCGTGCCGGTGGGTGCCGACGGCCCGGACCCCGACGCCCTCGACCAGGCGTTCCGCAGCACCGGGGCCCGCGCGTTCTACGCCCAGCCGACGTACGCCAACCCCACCGGGACGCAGTGGACGCCCGAGCTGGGGCAGGCCGTCCTCGACGTCGTCCGGCGCCACCAGGCGTTCTGCGTCGAGGACGACTGGGCGCACGACCTGGCGATCGACACCGACCCGCACCCGCTGGCCGCCCACGACGACGCCGGGCACGTCGTGCACCTGCGGTCCCTGACCAAGAGCGTGTCGCCGGCCCTGCGGGTCGCGGCGATCGTCGCGCGCGGCCCCGTGCGCGAGCGGATCGGCGCCGACCGGGCCGCGGAGACGATGTACGTCAGCGGTCTGCTGCAGGCCGCGGCGCTCGACGTCGTGAGCCAGCCCGCCTGGCGGGCGCACCTGCGCCGCACCCGGACCCAGCTGCGGGCCCGGCGCGACCTGCTGGTGGCCGCCGTGCGCGAGCACCTGCCGGCGGCCGTCCTGGACCGGGTGCCCGCCGGGGGCCTGAACCTGTGGTTGCGCCTGCCCGACGGGACGGACACCGCGGCGCTGGTGCGCGCCTGCGAGGTGCGCGGCGTCGTCATCGCCGACGGCGCCGAGTGGTTCCCCGCCGAACCGTCCGGGGCGTTCGTCCGGCTGAACTACTCCGGGCCCGACCCCGAGCGGTTCCCCGGCGCCGTGCGGGTCGTGGCCGAGGCGCTGACCGCCACCCGGTAG
- a CDS encoding sugar-binding transcriptional regulator: MGPEELTELVAIARRHHVDGVSRIDIAAERGLSRFKVGRILQAAREAGIVRVEVRAPAGIDFELSEELRTRYGLRRALAVQTADETRVREPLGQVAGDLLREIVTADDVLGIDCGRTLREMTGHLAGIAGCDVVQITGMGGQLGDTATDITRVVSEASGGRVFSLFAPIVVADARTAEAMRTHRAFRPTFAAYARVTKAVVAIGAWSQELSQIPALIGEEEFARLAATGVVAETGALLVDAEGRRILGLDARRVAITESQLRAVPDVIGVGGGRGKTTAVHALLRAGLLNSLVTDVHLARRLLRRAP, encoded by the coding sequence ATGGGCCCGGAGGAGCTGACCGAGCTGGTGGCCATCGCGCGCCGTCACCACGTCGACGGCGTCTCGCGCATCGACATCGCCGCCGAGCGCGGGCTGTCCCGGTTCAAGGTGGGCCGCATCCTGCAGGCCGCGCGCGAGGCGGGCATCGTGCGCGTCGAGGTCCGCGCCCCTGCGGGCATCGACTTCGAGCTGTCCGAGGAGCTGCGCACCCGCTACGGGCTGCGCCGGGCCCTGGCCGTCCAGACCGCCGACGAGACGCGGGTGCGCGAACCCCTCGGGCAGGTCGCCGGTGACCTGCTGCGCGAGATCGTGACCGCCGACGACGTGCTGGGCATCGACTGCGGCCGCACGCTGCGGGAGATGACCGGGCACCTGGCCGGCATCGCCGGCTGCGACGTCGTGCAGATCACCGGCATGGGCGGGCAGCTGGGCGACACCGCCACCGACATCACCCGCGTCGTGAGCGAGGCCAGCGGCGGGCGGGTCTTCTCGCTGTTCGCGCCCATCGTCGTCGCCGACGCGCGCACCGCCGAGGCCATGCGCACCCACCGCGCCTTCCGCCCGACCTTCGCGGCCTACGCGCGGGTGACCAAGGCGGTCGTCGCCATCGGCGCCTGGTCCCAGGAGCTCTCGCAGATCCCGGCGCTCATCGGCGAGGAGGAGTTCGCGCGGCTGGCCGCGACCGGCGTCGTGGCCGAGACCGGCGCTCTCCTGGTGGACGCCGAGGGCCGTCGGATCCTGGGGCTCGACGCGCGCCGGGTGGCGATCACCGAGTCCCAGCTGCGCGCCGTGCCCGACGTGATCGGCGTGGGGGGCGGGCGGGGGAAGACGACCGCCGTGCACGCGCTGCTGCGGGCGGGTCTGCTGAACTCCCTCGTGACCGACGTGCACCTGGCCCGGCGGCTGCTGCGCCGCGCGCCCTGA
- a CDS encoding GolD/DthD family dehydrogenase, giving the protein MSTETSTEPTDEAVDLSFRLDGRTALITGGASGIGSAIAGAFAEAGARVVVVDLNAEAARARAEALPRSSAGEHLALAGNVADPASVAEFAAAAGSVDVLVTCAGIVDLAPAEELDPAVFTRTLAINLTGTFLTAQAVGRGMLERGRGKVITMASQAATVALDGHAAYCASKAGVVGLTKVLASEWAGRGVTANSISPTVVLTDLGRKAWEGPKGEAAKAQIPTGRFALPREIAGAALFLASGASDMVNGADLVVDGGYTIR; this is encoded by the coding sequence GTGAGCACCGAGACGAGCACCGAACCCACCGACGAGGCCGTCGACCTGTCCTTCCGCCTCGACGGGCGCACCGCCCTCATCACCGGCGGCGCCTCCGGCATCGGCAGCGCCATCGCCGGGGCGTTCGCCGAGGCCGGCGCCCGGGTCGTCGTGGTCGACCTGAACGCCGAGGCCGCCCGGGCGCGGGCCGAGGCGCTGCCCCGCTCCAGCGCCGGCGAGCACCTGGCCCTGGCCGGGAACGTCGCCGACCCCGCCTCGGTCGCCGAGTTCGCGGCGGCCGCCGGCTCCGTCGACGTGCTGGTCACCTGCGCCGGCATCGTCGACCTGGCCCCGGCCGAGGAGCTGGACCCCGCGGTGTTCACCCGCACGCTGGCCATCAACCTCACCGGCACGTTCCTCACCGCCCAGGCCGTCGGGCGCGGGATGCTCGAGCGCGGCCGCGGGAAGGTCATCACCATGGCCTCCCAGGCCGCCACCGTAGCCCTCGACGGTCACGCCGCCTACTGCGCCTCCAAGGCCGGGGTCGTCGGCCTCACCAAGGTCCTGGCCTCGGAGTGGGCCGGGCGCGGGGTGACCGCGAACTCCATCTCTCCGACCGTCGTCCTGACCGACCTGGGCCGCAAGGCGTGGGAGGGACCCAAGGGCGAGGCCGCCAAGGCGCAGATCCCCACGGGCCGCTTCGCGCTGCCGCGCGAGATCGCCGGGGCGGCGCTGTTCCTGGCCTCCGGGGCCTCGGACATGGTCAACGGCGCCGACCTCGTCGTCGACGGCGGGTACACGATCCGCTGA
- a CDS encoding sugar ABC transporter ATP-binding protein: protein MSTQTTTAVLECRDLRKSFGGVPVLKGVSLRLELGTVTALAGENGAGKSTMMKIAAGQYRADEGSVLVQGEELAAGSIRDSHRLGVAIVPQELASIAHMTVYENLFVGRELKTRLGTLDRRRMAAEAGRMLEVFGVAIDPGARMGTLPVGLQQIVEIVKNSSRGAQVVLLDEPSSAISEREVEGLYRVVRQLRDQGVAIMFTTHKMAEIRDLADRVVVLRDGGLVLDEAMTDVSDDDIVTAMIGRELEDLFPPVRTVPTDADVVLTVQGLAVTGQPGTVDLQVRRGEILGLAGLVGAGRTELLEGIFGVRPTTAGRITVAGRDVRRKNPAAAITAGMALVPEDRKHAGAVMGLSVLDNGTLPRLRNFSVAGWLKGASRTRAVGQAMESVRLRSRGLSQDVGTLSGGNQQKVVLARWLTEHVDVLLLDEPTRGVDVGARSEIYRIIADLASAGMAVVMASSDMTEVLGLSHRALVLRDGGVVGELDRDELDDPGVQELIFRLSSGLSPRTDTKDA from the coding sequence GTGAGCACGCAGACCACCACCGCCGTCCTGGAGTGCCGGGACCTGCGCAAGTCCTTCGGCGGCGTCCCCGTCCTCAAGGGCGTCTCCCTGCGCCTGGAACTGGGGACCGTCACCGCGCTGGCCGGCGAGAACGGCGCCGGAAAGTCCACCATGATGAAGATCGCCGCCGGTCAGTACCGCGCCGACGAGGGGTCGGTGCTGGTCCAGGGCGAGGAACTCGCCGCGGGCAGCATCCGCGACTCCCACCGCCTCGGCGTCGCGATCGTGCCGCAGGAACTGGCCTCCATCGCGCACATGACGGTCTACGAGAACCTGTTCGTGGGCCGCGAGCTGAAGACCCGCCTCGGCACGCTGGACCGCCGCCGGATGGCCGCGGAGGCCGGCCGGATGCTGGAGGTGTTCGGCGTCGCCATCGACCCCGGCGCCCGGATGGGCACCCTGCCCGTGGGGTTGCAGCAGATCGTCGAGATCGTCAAGAACTCCTCGCGCGGCGCCCAGGTCGTGCTGCTCGACGAACCCTCCTCGGCGATCAGCGAACGCGAGGTCGAGGGCCTGTACCGGGTCGTGCGGCAACTGCGCGACCAGGGGGTGGCCATCATGTTCACCACCCACAAGATGGCCGAGATCCGCGACCTGGCCGACCGGGTCGTCGTGCTGCGCGACGGTGGCCTCGTCCTGGACGAGGCCATGACCGACGTGTCCGACGACGACATCGTCACCGCCATGATCGGCCGGGAGCTGGAGGACCTGTTCCCGCCCGTGCGGACCGTGCCCACCGACGCCGACGTCGTCCTCACTGTGCAGGGCCTCGCCGTCACCGGGCAGCCGGGGACGGTGGACCTGCAGGTGCGGCGAGGGGAGATCCTCGGTCTGGCCGGGCTCGTCGGAGCCGGGCGCACCGAACTGCTGGAGGGGATCTTCGGGGTCCGGCCCACCACCGCCGGGCGGATCACCGTCGCCGGCCGCGACGTGCGGCGCAAGAACCCCGCCGCCGCCATCACCGCCGGGATGGCGCTGGTCCCCGAGGACCGCAAGCACGCCGGGGCTGTCATGGGGTTGTCCGTGCTGGACAACGGGACCCTGCCGCGGCTGAGGAACTTCTCCGTCGCCGGCTGGCTCAAGGGCGCCTCCCGCACCCGCGCCGTGGGCCAGGCCATGGAGTCGGTCCGGCTGCGCAGCCGCGGGCTGTCCCAGGACGTCGGCACCCTGTCCGGCGGGAACCAGCAGAAGGTCGTCCTGGCCCGCTGGCTCACCGAGCACGTCGACGTGCTGCTGCTGGACGAACCCACCCGCGGCGTCGACGTCGGGGCCCGCTCGGAGATCTACCGCATCATCGCCGACCTCGCCTCGGCCGGGATGGCCGTCGTCATGGCCTCCTCGGACATGACCGAGGTCCTGGGCCTGTCGCACCGGGCCCTGGTCCTGCGCGACGGCGGGGTCGTCGGCGAACTGGACCGCGACGAGCTCGACGACCCCGGCGTGCAGGAACTCATCTTCCGGCTCAGCTCGGGCCTGTCCCCCCGCACCGACACGAAGGACGCCTGA
- a CDS encoding ABC transporter permease — MATTQLDTTAVPAQRRRFSREWIVAQLIRRAMLIVMLLVIAFFSYRSLRFSSPENLQNILIAAAPFALIALGQTLVILTGGIDLSVGSVIAVAAMTSAAVAKANPGQVWLTVLSALVVGLLAGTVNGILVSRVDVPPFIATLGMLTAGSGVAYVIGGGAPINGLPAEFGSIANTKVLGLQIPVIVMIVGIVALGIVMRRTSYGMRVYAVGGNRVAAEIAGVNARRTLFSVYALSGVLAGLSGVMLASRVISGPPNLGQGYELDAIAAVVIGGASLMGGRGTVWGTALGLLLIQTLNNGLDLLLVPTYWQDVIKGVLIVAAVAVDVWSTKRRA, encoded by the coding sequence ATGGCCACCACCCAGCTCGACACCACCGCGGTCCCCGCCCAGCGGCGGCGGTTCTCCCGGGAGTGGATCGTCGCCCAGCTCATCCGCCGCGCGATGCTCATCGTGATGCTGCTGGTCATCGCGTTCTTCTCCTACCGCTCCCTGCGGTTCTCCTCCCCCGAGAACCTGCAGAACATCCTCATCGCCGCCGCCCCGTTCGCCCTCATCGCCCTCGGGCAGACGCTGGTCATCCTCACCGGCGGCATCGACCTGTCCGTCGGCTCGGTCATCGCCGTGGCCGCCATGACGTCGGCCGCGGTGGCCAAGGCGAACCCCGGGCAGGTATGGCTGACCGTCCTGTCCGCCCTCGTGGTCGGCCTGCTGGCCGGGACCGTCAACGGGATCCTCGTGTCCCGGGTGGACGTCCCGCCGTTCATCGCCACCCTCGGCATGCTCACCGCGGGCTCGGGGGTCGCCTACGTCATCGGCGGCGGCGCCCCGATCAACGGGCTGCCGGCGGAGTTCGGTTCCATCGCCAACACCAAGGTGCTGGGCCTGCAGATCCCCGTCATCGTCATGATCGTCGGCATCGTCGCGCTGGGGATCGTCATGCGCCGCACCAGCTACGGCATGCGCGTCTACGCCGTCGGCGGCAACCGGGTCGCCGCCGAGATCGCCGGCGTCAACGCCCGGCGCACCCTGTTCAGCGTCTACGCCCTGTCGGGGGTGCTGGCCGGGCTGTCGGGCGTCATGCTCGCCTCCCGCGTCATCTCCGGCCCCCCGAACCTGGGCCAGGGCTACGAACTGGACGCCATCGCCGCCGTCGTCATCGGCGGCGCGTCCCTCATGGGCGGACGCGGCACGGTCTGGGGCACCGCCCTGGGCCTGCTGCTCATCCAGACCCTCAACAACGGCCTGGACCTGCTGCTGGTCCCCACCTACTGGCAGGACGTCATCAAGGGCGTCCTGATCGTCGCCGCCGTCGCCGTCGACGTGTGGTCCACCAAGCGCCGCGCCTGA
- a CDS encoding substrate-binding domain-containing protein yields the protein MNRRTLLSASFGIGALSLALAACGAGDPTANKGSGDDASGGAKKLRIGVSVYDMSSFITAGKEGMDAYAKAKGIELLWNSASLDVNTQASQVDQYVNAGVDAIIVVPVQADSLQPQVAAAKAAGIPLVPVNAELNSTDISGNVQPDDVAAGAAEMQMMADTLGGKGGIVVLQGPLGQSGELNRTKGIKQVLAKYPDIEVLAMDTANWKRDEAVNKVKNWISAFGDRISGVVSENDDMGLGALQALKEAGKTIPIVGIDGIEDGLNAVKSGEFIGTMLQNGTVELSAGLAVAAAIASGTEVNTKPVYNMPKITKENVDVAIQHVVTDRAAFLAKLPDLTEKNLASGDIANEGIPGQ from the coding sequence CTGAACCGCCGCACGCTGCTCAGCGCCTCCTTCGGGATCGGCGCCCTGTCCCTGGCCCTGGCCGCCTGCGGGGCCGGCGACCCCACCGCGAACAAGGGTTCCGGTGACGACGCCTCCGGCGGCGCGAAGAAGCTGCGCATCGGCGTCAGCGTGTACGACATGAGTTCGTTCATCACCGCCGGCAAGGAGGGCATGGACGCCTACGCCAAGGCCAAGGGGATCGAACTGCTCTGGAACTCGGCTAGCCTGGACGTCAACACCCAGGCCTCCCAGGTCGACCAGTACGTCAACGCCGGCGTGGACGCCATCATCGTCGTCCCCGTCCAGGCCGACTCCCTGCAGCCGCAGGTCGCCGCGGCCAAGGCCGCCGGGATCCCCCTCGTGCCGGTCAACGCCGAACTGAACTCCACCGACATCTCCGGCAACGTCCAGCCCGACGACGTCGCCGCCGGTGCCGCGGAGATGCAGATGATGGCCGACACCCTCGGCGGCAAGGGCGGCATCGTCGTCCTGCAGGGCCCGCTGGGCCAGTCCGGGGAGCTGAACCGCACCAAGGGCATCAAGCAGGTCCTGGCGAAGTACCCGGACATCGAGGTGCTCGCCATGGACACCGCGAACTGGAAGCGCGACGAGGCCGTCAACAAGGTCAAGAACTGGATCTCCGCCTTCGGCGACCGGATCAGTGGTGTGGTCTCGGAGAACGACGACATGGGCCTCGGCGCGCTGCAGGCCCTCAAGGAGGCCGGCAAGACCATCCCGATCGTCGGCATCGACGGCATCGAGGACGGCCTGAACGCCGTCAAGAGCGGGGAGTTCATCGGGACGATGCTGCAGAACGGCACCGTCGAACTGTCCGCCGGGCTGGCCGTCGCCGCGGCCATCGCCTCCGGGACCGAGGTGAACACCAAGCCCGTCTACAACATGCCCAAGATCACCAAGGAGAACGTCGACGTCGCCATCCAGCACGTCGTCACCGACCGCGCCGCGTTCCTGGCCAAGCTGCCGGACCTTACGGAGAAGAACCTCGCCTCCGGCGACATCGCGAACGAGGGGATCCCGGGGCAGTGA
- a CDS encoding GolD/DthD family dehydrogenase, which yields MTTPSARVALVTGGAGGIGAAVVAAFEAEGTAVAVLDRDERALAGAGGQFHVTADVTDPASVASAVDRVFQRAGRLDVLVNCAGIATIAPALDIDLAGWSSTVAVNLTGSFVVAQAVARHLAAHGGGRVVTIASQAAIVGLPGHVAYAASKAGLLGMTRTLALEWGPLGITVNTVSPTVVLTPLARPNWDNPAGDALRAQIPVGRFAEPEEVAAAVLYLASPAAAMVNGHDLVVDGGYTVR from the coding sequence GTGACGACCCCGTCCGCCCGCGTCGCCCTCGTCACCGGGGGCGCCGGGGGCATCGGCGCCGCCGTCGTCGCGGCGTTCGAGGCCGAGGGCACCGCCGTCGCGGTCCTGGACCGCGACGAGCGGGCCCTGGCCGGGGCGGGCGGGCAGTTCCACGTCACGGCCGACGTCACCGACCCCGCGTCGGTGGCCTCGGCCGTGGACCGGGTCTTCCAGCGGGCCGGGCGCCTCGACGTCCTCGTCAACTGCGCGGGGATCGCCACCATCGCCCCGGCACTGGACATCGACCTCGCCGGCTGGTCCAGCACCGTGGCGGTCAACCTCACGGGCAGCTTCGTCGTCGCCCAGGCCGTCGCGCGCCACCTCGCCGCGCACGGCGGGGGCCGCGTCGTGACGATCGCCTCGCAGGCCGCGATCGTCGGCCTGCCGGGCCACGTCGCCTACGCGGCCTCCAAGGCCGGCCTGCTGGGCATGACCCGGACCCTGGCGCTGGAGTGGGGCCCGCTGGGCATCACCGTGAACACGGTCTCGCCCACCGTCGTCCTCACCCCCCTGGCCCGGCCCAACTGGGACAACCCCGCCGGGGACGCGCTGCGGGCGCAGATCCCCGTCGGGCGCTTCGCCGAACCCGAGGAGGTCGCCGCCGCGGTGCTGTACCTGGCGAGCCCGGCCGCGGCGATGGTCAACGGCCACGACCTCGTCGTCGACGGCGGGTACACGGTCCGCTGA
- a CDS encoding NAD(P)-dependent alcohol dehydrogenase: protein MTTGTIPTTMRASVLLKQGVIEMQERPVPTPGDGEVLVRVASVGVCGSDVHYYKHGRIGDMVVTAPIVLGHEVSGTVVGVGRGVSEDRVGDRVAIDPQVPCRQCRQCKTGRSNLCPFMEFYATPPFDGTFCDYVTAPADQAYTVPDSLSDESAALLEPLSVGLWAAHKADVGPGDQVLIAGAGPIGAMCAQAVRARGATDVVVTDFVDSRRERITSFGATRALHPVQDADEIAAIRADAFIDCSGATPAVLSGIASTRGGGTVVLVGLGAEEMPIPVQLIATREINLTGVFRYIDTWPRGIALTSAGTVHLDDMVTARYPLEQVEDALNADSDPLSMKAVVVVNPA from the coding sequence ATGACCACCGGAACGATCCCGACGACCATGCGGGCCAGCGTCCTGCTCAAGCAGGGCGTCATCGAGATGCAGGAACGTCCCGTGCCCACCCCCGGCGACGGCGAGGTGCTCGTGCGGGTCGCCTCCGTGGGCGTCTGCGGCTCCGACGTCCACTACTACAAGCACGGGCGCATCGGCGACATGGTCGTCACCGCCCCGATCGTCCTGGGCCACGAGGTCTCCGGCACGGTCGTCGGCGTCGGCCGCGGGGTGAGCGAGGACCGCGTCGGCGACCGCGTCGCCATCGACCCGCAGGTCCCGTGCCGGCAGTGCCGGCAGTGCAAGACCGGCCGCTCGAACCTGTGCCCGTTCATGGAGTTCTACGCGACCCCGCCCTTCGACGGGACGTTCTGCGACTACGTGACCGCCCCCGCCGACCAGGCGTACACCGTGCCCGACAGCCTGTCCGACGAGTCCGCCGCGCTGCTCGAACCCCTCTCGGTCGGGCTGTGGGCCGCCCACAAGGCCGACGTCGGCCCGGGCGACCAGGTGCTCATCGCCGGCGCCGGGCCCATCGGGGCCATGTGCGCGCAGGCCGTGCGCGCCCGCGGCGCGACCGACGTCGTCGTCACCGACTTCGTCGACTCCCGTCGTGAGCGGATCACCTCCTTCGGGGCCACCCGCGCGCTGCACCCGGTCCAGGACGCGGACGAGATCGCCGCGATCCGCGCCGACGCGTTCATCGACTGCTCCGGGGCCACGCCCGCCGTGCTGTCGGGCATCGCCTCCACCCGCGGCGGCGGGACCGTCGTCCTCGTCGGCCTGGGCGCGGAGGAGATGCCGATCCCCGTGCAGCTCATCGCGACCCGCGAGATCAACCTCACCGGGGTGTTCCGCTACATCGACACCTGGCCGCGGGGCATCGCGCTCACCTCCGCCGGGACGGTCCACCTCGACGACATGGTGACCGCCCGGTACCCGCTCGAGCAGGTCGAGGACGCGCTCAACGCCGACTCCGACCCGTTGAGCATGAAGGCCGTCGTCGTCGTCAACCCCGCCTGA